A single region of the Brassica rapa cultivar Chiifu-401-42 chromosome A03, CAAS_Brap_v3.01, whole genome shotgun sequence genome encodes:
- the LOC108871271 gene encoding uncharacterized protein LOC108871271, translated as MKTSRALILSLMFLLLMGIYLPANEAFRFLPKERLGNLQFLQRGDLPPSDPSSCTHIPGGHGPPCPV; from the coding sequence ATGAAAACAAGTCGTGCATTGATACTTTCATTAATGTTTCTTCTACTAATGGGGATCTACCTTCCGGCAAACGAAGCGTTTAGGTTTTTACCAAAAGAACGTCTTGGCAATTTACAGTTTCTACAAAGAGGTGATCTGCCTCCTTCCGATCCTTCAAGCTGCACACACATCCCCGGAGGCCACGGGCCGCCTTGCCCAGTCTAA